From a region of the Triticum aestivum cultivar Chinese Spring chromosome 7D, IWGSC CS RefSeq v2.1, whole genome shotgun sequence genome:
- the LOC123166700 gene encoding carbonic anhydrase, chloroplastic, which translates to MERLRTGFDKFKTEVYDKKPDLFEPLKDNQEPTYLLFACADSRVCPSVTLGLEPGEAFTVRNIGAMVPCYCKNKHTGVGSAIEYAVCALKVKVIVVIGHSRCGGIKALLSLKDGEDDSFHFVEDWVRIGFSAKKKVKDECCDLPFEDQCAVLEKEAVNVSLQNLSTYPFVKDGVANGTLKLIGGHYDFVSGKFDTWEL; encoded by the exons ATGGAGCGCCTCAGGACCGGCTTCGACAAGTTCAAGACCGAGGTCTATGA CAAGAAGCCAGATCTATTTGAGCCCCTCAAGGACAACCAGGAACCCACG TACTTGTTGTTCGCATGCGCCGACTCGCGCGTGTGCCCATCAGTCACCCTGGGCCTGGAACCCGGCGAGGCCTTCACCGTTCGCAACATCGGCGCCATGGTCCCGTGCTACTGCAAGAACAAGCACACCGGCGTTGGATCGGCCATCGAATACGCCGTCTGCGCCCTCAAGGTTAAGGTCATCGTGGTGATTGGCCACAGCCGCTGCGGTGGTATCAAGGCCCTCCTCTCGCTCAAGGATGGGGAAGACGACTCCTT CCACTTCGTTGAGGACTGGGTCAGGATTGGGTTCTCGGCCAAGAAGAAGGTGAAGGACGAGTGTTGTGACCTGCCTTTCGAGGACCAATGTGCCGTCTTGGAAAAG gaggCTGTCAACGTGTCCCTCCAGAACCTCAGCACCTACCCGTTCGTCAAGGATGGTGTGGCCAACGGAACCCTCAAGCTGATCGGCGGCCACTACGACTTCGTCTCGGGAAAGTTCGACACATGGGAGCTGTAA